Proteins from one Arsenophonus apicola genomic window:
- a CDS encoding NADPH-dependent 2,4-dienoyl-CoA reductase, producing the protein MHLFPHLFKPLDLGYTQLKNRVIMGSMHTGLEEHPQASVRLATFYAERAKNNIGLIITGGIAPNHPGSLTKDGATLISKKQIIHHQKITNAVHQAGGKIALQILHAGRYSYHPDLVAPSALQASINPFLPKPLSHTAILQTIEDYAHCAELASLAGYDGIEIMGSEGYLINQFITQYTNHREDLWGGSYQNRIRFPIEVIKAVRQRVGHNFIIIYRLSMLDLIEKGSDWSEIEHLAKAIEMAGASMISTGIGWHESRIPTIAMMVPRAGFTWVTKKLMGKISIPLICANRINSPELAEQILSDGCADLVSMARPFLADSEFMTKAAENRADEINTCIACNQACLDQIFVGKQASCLVNPRACHELDFPFRPALKPKNIAVIGAGPAGLSFAITAAERGHHITLFEQESQIGGQLNLAKQIPGKIEFQETIRYFQRQLTLKNVTIHLTNKASAEQLVNFDEIIIATGVLPKKIHIEGIDHDSVVNYYDVLKHHITIGSQVAIIGAGGIGFDIAQYLCQEIDKSSQDIDAFTHQWNIDTTITQPGGIYPKGEHQLASPSKIYLLQRKSTRVGEQLGKTTGWIHRLNLLRYGVTMMNGVSYQKIDDQGLHIYHNKQKKCLPVDNIIICAGQESLRTLADALYKLGKKPHIIGGADIAVELDARCAIDQGMRLAYAI; encoded by the coding sequence ATGCATCTCTTTCCTCATTTATTTAAGCCATTAGACTTAGGTTATACGCAATTAAAAAACAGAGTAATTATGGGCTCTATGCACACTGGACTAGAAGAGCATCCTCAAGCTAGTGTTAGGCTAGCCACGTTCTATGCAGAAAGGGCAAAAAATAATATTGGATTAATTATTACTGGCGGCATCGCCCCTAATCACCCTGGCAGCCTTACCAAAGATGGTGCAACCCTAATTAGTAAGAAACAAATTATTCACCATCAAAAGATTACTAATGCGGTGCATCAAGCAGGAGGGAAAATCGCCTTGCAAATCCTTCATGCTGGCCGTTATAGCTACCATCCTGATCTAGTTGCACCTAGTGCATTACAAGCGAGTATTAATCCCTTTTTGCCTAAACCACTCAGTCATACTGCAATTTTACAAACAATTGAAGACTATGCCCATTGCGCTGAACTTGCTTCGCTGGCAGGCTATGATGGTATAGAAATTATGGGTTCAGAAGGTTATTTAATTAACCAATTTATTACTCAATATACAAATCATCGTGAAGATTTGTGGGGCGGTAGTTATCAAAATCGGATCCGATTTCCGATTGAAGTTATTAAAGCTGTTCGACAACGAGTAGGCCATAATTTTATTATTATTTACCGATTATCTATGCTTGATTTAATTGAAAAAGGATCCGATTGGAGTGAAATAGAACACTTAGCAAAAGCAATCGAAATGGCTGGAGCATCGATGATCAGTACCGGTATTGGCTGGCATGAATCGAGGATCCCGACTATTGCAATGATGGTACCAAGAGCAGGCTTTACTTGGGTCACTAAAAAATTGATGGGAAAAATATCAATTCCTTTAATCTGCGCTAATCGCATCAATTCGCCTGAACTAGCCGAGCAGATTTTATCTGATGGCTGTGCTGATTTAGTCTCTATGGCGCGGCCTTTTCTTGCTGATTCAGAATTTATGACTAAAGCGGCGGAAAATCGTGCGGATGAAATTAATACCTGTATCGCTTGTAATCAAGCCTGTTTAGATCAGATATTTGTTGGTAAGCAAGCATCATGTTTAGTTAATCCGCGCGCTTGTCATGAATTAGACTTTCCATTTCGACCAGCATTAAAACCAAAAAATATTGCGGTTATTGGCGCCGGTCCAGCGGGATTATCATTTGCTATAACCGCAGCAGAGCGTGGCCACCATATTACCCTATTTGAGCAAGAAAGTCAGATCGGTGGTCAACTAAATCTTGCTAAACAAATCCCTGGAAAAATAGAATTCCAAGAAACAATTCGTTACTTTCAACGCCAACTGACACTAAAAAATGTTACTATTCATTTAACTAACAAAGCCTCAGCCGAACAACTGGTAAACTTTGATGAAATCATCATTGCTACCGGCGTACTACCTAAAAAAATCCACATAGAAGGCATTGATCACGACAGTGTCGTGAATTATTACGATGTACTAAAACACCATATTACCATCGGTTCGCAAGTAGCAATTATTGGCGCTGGCGGGATCGGCTTTGATATCGCACAATATCTTTGTCAAGAAATAGATAAAAGTAGCCAAGACATTGATGCATTTACTCATCAATGGAACATTGATACAACGATCACACAACCAGGCGGTATTTATCCTAAAGGAGAACATCAACTTGCTTCTCCTAGTAAAATTTATCTGCTACAACGAAAATCAACGCGTGTTGGTGAACAACTTGGCAAAACAACCGGCTGGATCCATCGCTTAAACTTACTACGTTATGGCGTTACTATGATGAATGGTGTTAGCTACCAGAAAATTGATGATCAGGGATTGCATATTTACCATAACAAGCAAAAAAAGTGTTTGCCTGTTGATAACATCATCATCTGTGCTGGCCAAGAATCCCTTCGCACTTTAGCCGACGCACTATACAAATTAGGCAAAAAACCCCATATTATCGGTGGTGCTGATATTGCCGTAGAACTTGATGCACGGTGTGCTATTGATCAAGGAATGCGCCTTGCATATGCAATATAA
- a CDS encoding TerC family protein encodes MHTVGTPVLWAIFTIVIAVMLLIDISLQGKHKGREITVRQAIIWSLIWISLALLFALGLWFYFKQTTSLMIANRQTMAFLTGYLLEKALAVDNVFVWLMLFNYFSIPVNLQRRVLIYGVLGAIVLRTIMIFTGSWLVSQFHWILYLFGIFLLFTGIKMFFVKENDQSIDKKPLVKWLGSHIRMTNTLHDERFFIRQQGILLATPLIMVLILVEISDIIFAVDSIPAIFAVTTDPFIVLTSNLFAIIGLRAMYFVLSGIAEKFSMLKYGLSIILIFIGIKMLLMDVFHIPTAVSLTIVAAILTLTMFFNYIFNKYKKHI; translated from the coding sequence ATGCATACTGTTGGTACTCCCGTATTATGGGCAATCTTTACTATTGTTATTGCGGTTATGTTACTTATTGATATTTCTTTACAGGGTAAGCATAAGGGAAGGGAAATAACAGTAAGACAGGCGATTATATGGAGTTTAATTTGGATTAGTTTGGCATTGTTGTTTGCCTTAGGTTTATGGTTTTATTTTAAACAAACAACTAGCCTAATGATTGCTAACCGCCAAACAATGGCTTTTTTAACCGGTTATTTACTAGAAAAAGCATTAGCTGTTGATAATGTATTTGTTTGGTTAATGTTATTTAATTATTTTTCAATTCCGGTGAATTTACAGCGCCGAGTCCTTATCTATGGTGTATTGGGAGCGATAGTATTGCGTACTATCATGATCTTTACAGGTAGTTGGCTAGTCTCACAGTTCCACTGGATTTTGTATCTCTTTGGCATTTTTCTACTCTTCACTGGTATTAAGATGTTCTTTGTTAAAGAAAATGATCAATCGATTGATAAAAAACCATTAGTGAAATGGCTCGGTTCTCATATACGCATGACAAATACTTTACATGATGAGCGTTTTTTTATTCGTCAACAAGGCATTTTATTGGCGACACCGTTGATTATGGTATTAATTTTAGTTGAGATTAGTGACATTATTTTTGCGGTGGATAGCATCCCGGCTATTTTTGCAGTAACAACGGATCCTTTTATTGTATTGACTTCAAATCTATTTGCGATTATAGGCTTGCGGGCGATGTATTTTGTTTTATCAGGTATTGCTGAAAAATTCTCTATGCTAAAGTACGGACTGTCTATTATCTTAATTTTTATTGGCATAAAAATGTTATTAATGGATGTATTTCACATTCCTACCGCTGTTTCACTGACTATTGTTGCGGCTATTTTAACATTGACAATGTTCTTTAATTATATCTTTAATAAATATAAAAAACATATTTAA
- a CDS encoding DedA family protein produces the protein MELVKELFFALWHQDYNMLMNPSLVWAIYIILFAILFLENGILPAAFLPGDSLLILVGVLIAKDTINYPLTIIILTAGASLGCWIGYLQGKWLGNNKIVQSWLSHLPEHYHQRAYSLFHRHGLAALLIGRFLAFIRTILPTIAGLSGLPNGRFQFFNWLSGLLWVLILTTIGYVFGKSPLFQYYERQIMSILMLIPVVLLFIGLIGSIAVVLKKKFNRRNP, from the coding sequence ATGGAATTAGTTAAAGAACTTTTTTTTGCACTCTGGCATCAAGATTACAATATGCTAATGAATCCTTCATTAGTATGGGCTATCTACATTATATTGTTTGCAATATTATTTTTGGAAAATGGAATATTACCTGCCGCTTTTTTACCTGGTGACAGTTTGCTTATCCTAGTCGGTGTCCTAATAGCCAAAGACACGATTAATTATCCATTGACAATCATTATCTTAACCGCAGGTGCCAGTTTGGGTTGCTGGATAGGATATCTCCAAGGTAAATGGCTAGGAAACAATAAAATCGTGCAAAGCTGGCTCTCTCATCTACCTGAACATTATCACCAACGTGCTTATAGCCTTTTCCATCGCCATGGCTTGGCAGCGCTGCTTATTGGCCGCTTTCTTGCTTTTATCAGGACAATTCTACCTACCATTGCCGGCCTATCCGGTTTACCTAATGGACGCTTTCAGTTTTTTAATTGGCTTAGTGGGTTACTTTGGGTATTGATTTTAACCACTATTGGTTATGTATTCGGTAAAAGTCCACTCTTTCAATACTATGAACGCCAAATCATGAGTATTTTGATGCTGATCCCGGTTGTCTTGCTTTTTATTGGTCTAATAGGCAGTATAGCCGTAGTACTAAAGAAAAAATTTAATCGCCGTAATCCTTAA
- a CDS encoding DUF883 family protein — protein sequence MKNTENLRTELKSLADSLEEVLNNTENKSKAEIDKIRRKAEKALNDSRQKLSDVSSKIIDQTKEVAGRADDYVHEKPWTGVGVGAAVGLVLGILLARR from the coding sequence ATGAAAAATACCGAAAACCTACGTACAGAATTAAAATCATTAGCTGATTCTTTGGAAGAAGTTTTGAACAATACAGAAAATAAGTCCAAAGCAGAAATTGATAAAATTCGCCGTAAAGCAGAAAAAGCGTTAAACGATTCTCGCCAAAAACTGAGTGATGTCAGCAGCAAAATTATTGATCAAACCAAGGAGGTTGCTGGCCGGGCTGATGATTATGTACATGAAAAACCATGGACCGGTGTTGGTGTAGGTGCCGCTGTCGGGCTGGTATTAGGCATTTTACTGGCTAGACGTTAA
- a CDS encoding phage holin family protein translates to MRENQHPNGPAKGLLTTLQRIGSILVNMVETRLQLIAVELEQEKQTFVQLILLAGTTLLLIAFGLMSLLVLIFLMVDPAYRIQVVAITTAVLLILALLGTCWTLKIAHRTSLLAATREQLKQDIKQLKQDEHETE, encoded by the coding sequence ATGCGAGAAAATCAACATCCAAATGGACCGGCTAAAGGCTTGCTAACTACCTTACAACGGATAGGTTCTATTCTTGTTAATATGGTTGAGACGCGACTGCAACTCATTGCAGTCGAGCTCGAACAAGAAAAGCAAACCTTTGTCCAACTGATTTTATTAGCCGGTACCACATTACTATTGATCGCATTCGGCCTGATGAGTTTGCTGGTATTAATTTTTCTTATGGTTGATCCCGCCTATCGTATACAAGTGGTTGCTATTACAACAGCTGTTTTACTTATCCTGGCATTATTAGGTACTTGCTGGACATTAAAAATAGCCCATCGCACGTCTCTATTAGCGGCAACCCGTGAACAATTAAAGCAGGATATCAAACAGTTAAAACAGGATGAACATGAAACTGAGTAA
- a CDS encoding YqjK-like family protein: protein MKLSKAKQLALKKQQLLTNIQQQRNVLSATSEHWLAITAPYDRTWQKMLAFKPLVIASFSLIALYHIRHPKKLYRLSRRAIGIWGIAKTLQTFIAKKA, encoded by the coding sequence ATGAAACTGAGTAAAGCGAAACAATTGGCATTAAAAAAGCAGCAATTGTTAACCAATATTCAGCAGCAGCGTAATGTGCTGTCCGCAACTTCTGAGCATTGGTTAGCAATTACTGCACCCTATGATCGTACCTGGCAAAAGATGCTAGCTTTCAAACCATTGGTTATTGCAAGTTTTTCATTAATTGCACTCTATCATATTCGTCATCCTAAAAAACTTTATCGCCTCAGTCGACGCGCTATTGGTATTTGGGGAATAGCAAAAACTTTACAAACATTTATAGCAAAAAAAGCGTAA
- a CDS encoding DoxX family protein: MKNIENITILVARILMPLLFIFAGYGKLGSGYIETQQYMHAMGVPAFLLPLTILLELGGGIAILFGFLTRTTAIFTVAFSLLTAFIFHFNFAEGDNQLMFLKDLSIAGGYMLLAILGPGKFSIDHWLNKKW; the protein is encoded by the coding sequence ATGAAAAACATAGAGAATATCACAATCCTGGTGGCTCGTATTTTAATGCCACTGTTATTTATTTTTGCCGGCTATGGTAAGCTTGGCAGTGGTTATATTGAAACCCAGCAATATATGCATGCAATGGGCGTGCCGGCTTTTTTACTGCCATTAACTATTTTATTAGAGCTTGGCGGTGGCATCGCGATCCTATTTGGTTTTTTAACGCGAACCACAGCTATTTTTACCGTTGCTTTTAGTTTGTTAACCGCTTTTATTTTTCACTTCAACTTTGCCGAAGGCGATAACCAATTGATGTTTTTAAAAGATCTCTCTATCGCTGGCGGTTATATGCTATTAGCCATTCTCGGGCCAGGCAAATTCAGTATCGATCACTGGTTAAATAAAAAATGGTAA
- a CDS encoding LysR family transcriptional regulator: MSKERALTLDALRVMNAIDRRGSFAAAADELGKVPSALSYTMQKLEEELDVELFDRSGHRTRFTDVGRMLLERGRLLLEAADKLVVDAEALARGWEPYLTIVCEVLIPVSTLFPLVDKLAQKSETQLSLLTEVLAGAWECLETGKADIVIAPDLHFRSSPEINSRLLGTINNVYVASPEHPIHQEPEPLSDMTRIKYRGIAIADTAKERPVLTVQLLDKQQRLTVSSLDEKRRALLAGLGVATMPYRLVEKDIKEGRLRVVGSEYSHETNIIMAWHRGKIGEAKFWCLRQIPQLFNSDHNTDHLA; encoded by the coding sequence ATGAGTAAAGAGCGTGCACTAACATTAGATGCGTTACGCGTAATGAATGCGATTGATCGACGCGGAAGTTTTGCAGCAGCAGCTGATGAATTAGGTAAAGTCCCTTCTGCATTAAGTTATACGATGCAAAAATTGGAAGAAGAGCTCGATGTGGAGCTTTTTGATCGTTCTGGCCATCGGACACGTTTTACTGATGTTGGACGGATGTTGTTGGAGCGGGGGCGATTATTGTTAGAAGCGGCCGATAAACTTGTGGTTGATGCTGAAGCCTTGGCGCGTGGTTGGGAACCCTATCTTACCATTGTTTGTGAAGTATTGATCCCGGTCTCAACACTTTTCCCTTTAGTCGATAAATTAGCACAAAAATCGGAAACTCAGCTCAGTTTGTTAACTGAAGTGTTAGCCGGCGCATGGGAATGTTTAGAAACCGGTAAAGCAGATATTGTGATTGCACCTGATTTGCATTTTCGTTCTTCACCTGAAATTAATAGTCGTTTACTTGGTACTATCAATAATGTTTATGTTGCTAGTCCTGAGCATCCTATTCATCAAGAGCCAGAGCCACTTTCCGACATGACACGGATTAAATATCGTGGAATTGCTATTGCAGATACCGCCAAAGAACGACCAGTCTTAACGGTACAGTTATTAGATAAACAGCAGCGATTAACAGTAAGTTCGCTTGATGAAAAACGTCGTGCTTTATTAGCAGGATTGGGTGTTGCGACTATGCCTTATAGGTTGGTTGAAAAAGATATTAAAGAGGGGCGATTACGTGTCGTCGGATCAGAATATAGCCATGAGACGAATATTATTATGGCTTGGCATCGTGGCAAAATTGGTGAAGCTAAATTTTGGTGCTTGCGTCAAATTCCACAGTTGTTTAATAGTGATCACAATACCGATCATTTAGCTTAA
- a CDS encoding pirin family protein — MIIPRLEKECGHADFGWLQAQYTFSFGHYFDPNFTHYGALRVLNREIIAPKATCRAKSYPNIDIINLVLQGDAEFHDSEGNCIHQSENECLLFSPIHNISYSEHNTNHEKPLIQLQLWINACVEYFCQPPQKRKLINNNSLTLLASPNGSENSLKIRQQTWVSHIYLKTEQNMTLSLKGKKSYLYSITGIVKLENNNHKIAYIDYSDGAFLMQEQKVKLTAQTDFRGMLVYLN; from the coding sequence ATGATAATTCCTAGATTAGAAAAAGAGTGTGGTCATGCTGATTTTGGTTGGTTACAAGCACAGTATACTTTCTCTTTTGGTCACTATTTTGATCCTAATTTTACCCATTACGGTGCTTTGCGAGTATTAAATCGAGAAATTATCGCGCCAAAAGCCACCTGTCGAGCCAAAAGCTATCCCAATATCGATATCATTAATTTGGTTTTACAGGGCGACGCTGAGTTCCACGATAGTGAAGGAAATTGCATTCATCAATCAGAAAATGAGTGCTTACTTTTCTCTCCGATCCATAACATAAGTTATAGCGAACACAATACTAATCACGAAAAACCATTAATCCAATTACAATTATGGATCAATGCCTGTGTTGAATATTTCTGCCAACCACCACAAAAACGTAAACTGATTAATAATAACTCATTGACATTACTTGCTTCACCAAATGGTTCGGAGAATAGCTTAAAAATCCGACAACAAACTTGGGTTAGTCATATTTATTTAAAAACAGAACAAAATATGACACTTAGCCTGAAAGGGAAAAAGAGTTATCTATATTCGATTACAGGAATAGTAAAATTAGAAAATAACAATCACAAAATTGCTTATATTGACTATAGTGATGGTGCATTTTTGATGCAGGAACAAAAGGTAAAATTAACTGCCCAAACAGATTTTCGTGGCATGTTGGTTTATTTAAATTAA
- a CDS encoding BglG family transcription antiterminator — MAVFTNQRIHQIFTNIQTEIVSQEELAKRFGVSTRTIRSDINELNEYLQGYDACIVYERGNGYHLKINNEALFATIKTEKIADDENIPRTARDRVDALLLKLLMLPLPVKLDDIAEKWFISRGTIQQDMSIVREYLHKHDIQLEGIPHQGIRLSGDEWAIRTCITEILWRRFSQEINKDIVKFSLTYLDNIDLTYIDKVLQNSLSRFDI, encoded by the coding sequence GTGGCTGTGTTTACAAATCAACGTATTCATCAAATTTTTACTAATATTCAGACCGAAATTGTATCGCAAGAAGAACTTGCCAAGCGTTTTGGTGTTTCAACGCGAACCATACGTTCAGATATTAACGAATTAAATGAATATTTGCAGGGCTATGATGCGTGCATCGTTTATGAGCGCGGTAACGGATACCATTTAAAAATTAATAATGAAGCCCTTTTTGCTACCATCAAAACGGAAAAAATAGCCGATGATGAAAATATTCCCCGCACCGCAAGAGATCGGGTTGATGCATTATTATTAAAGCTTTTAATGTTGCCATTACCCGTTAAACTTGATGATATTGCAGAAAAATGGTTTATTAGCCGCGGTACTATACAGCAGGATATGAGTATCGTCAGAGAATATTTACATAAACATGACATCCAACTGGAAGGCATTCCACATCAAGGGATACGATTAAGCGGGGATGAATGGGCAATTCGTACTTGTATTACCGAAATATTATGGCGGCGTTTCTCACAGGAAATAAATAAAGACATTGTTAAATTTAGTCTGACCTATCTTGATAATATTGATTTAACCTATATTGATAAAGTACTACAAAATAGCCTTAGCCGTTTTGATATTTGA
- a CDS encoding BglG family transcription antiterminator, whose protein sequence is MRITRGRELTTFINNEMDPVIQNAVKEISNGLIYFLGGDLSKAEQAYLCTQLAAQRIIGNEQPTQKTGLHTKLLDHILQYINDSYNYDLRNDEKLKRDLTTHLATLLTRLQFNINTPNPLLNDIKQFYPFAYDVTLDALRSASTLLPYPISEDELGYLAVHIGVSLECNYGTSHHHPTQVLVVTDSGNSTVRVIETKIMREFPQLKFNRALSLQEYEALENIDEDFVITTIRLAEKNKPVVKIAPFPTPYQLEQVGRLAMINQTKPYIIERFFDKRYFIILNEKISQEALFKKICKKLQVDGYVTNDFYPSLIERESIVSTLLGGGIALPHSLGLLANKTVVVTIISPQGIEWNAETKEVANVIFLLAISKADYEEAIAIYELFVTFVKEKATKRLINSRNFNDFQVIAKDSLSRIN, encoded by the coding sequence TTGCGTATTACTCGTGGCCGTGAATTAACCACTTTTATCAATAACGAAATGGATCCTGTTATTCAGAACGCAGTGAAAGAAATTTCTAACGGGTTGATTTACTTTCTCGGCGGTGATCTATCAAAAGCTGAACAAGCTTACTTATGCACACAACTAGCTGCCCAACGTATTATTGGTAATGAACAGCCCACGCAAAAAACAGGTTTACATACCAAATTGCTTGATCATATTTTGCAATATATAAACGACTCCTATAATTACGATTTACGTAATGATGAGAAATTAAAACGTGATTTGACCACCCATCTCGCCACTTTATTGACTCGTTTACAATTTAATATTAATACACCCAATCCTTTACTTAACGATATCAAACAATTTTATCCTTTTGCTTATGATGTCACCCTCGATGCACTACGCAGTGCCAGTACCCTACTCCCTTACCCAATAAGTGAAGACGAACTTGGTTATCTGGCAGTCCATATTGGAGTAAGTTTGGAATGTAATTATGGTACCAGCCACCATCACCCAACACAGGTACTAGTCGTTACTGATTCAGGCAACTCAACAGTACGCGTTATAGAAACCAAAATTATGCGTGAATTTCCACAACTAAAATTTAATCGTGCGCTATCGTTACAAGAATATGAAGCCTTAGAGAACATCGATGAAGACTTTGTCATCACCACTATCCGATTAGCGGAAAAAAATAAGCCGGTAGTGAAAATCGCTCCCTTTCCAACTCCCTATCAATTGGAGCAAGTCGGGCGTCTTGCGATGATCAACCAAACCAAACCTTATATTATTGAACGATTCTTTGATAAACGTTATTTCATCATACTTAATGAAAAAATTAGCCAAGAAGCACTATTTAAAAAAATTTGTAAAAAACTCCAAGTCGATGGTTATGTCACAAACGATTTTTATCCATCGCTGATCGAACGCGAATCTATTGTGTCAACCTTACTGGGCGGAGGTATTGCCTTACCTCACTCATTAGGTTTATTGGCAAATAAAACGGTGGTTGTTACCATAATTTCACCACAAGGAATCGAATGGAATGCAGAAACTAAGGAAGTTGCTAATGTCATTTTTCTGCTAGCTATTAGTAAAGCAGACTATGAAGAAGCAATCGCTATTTATGAGTTATTCGTTACTTTTGTCAAAGAAAAAGCGACCAAAAGGCTAATTAATAGTAGAAATTTCAATGACTTTCAGGTTATTGCCAAGGATAGCCTAAGTCGTATTAATTAA
- a CDS encoding transcriptional antiterminator, with protein sequence MSESSIVFNVAKDNLDVETVTNKLISIIDGWLKAEGAHTTDVQQQMLRSHVKAMVERAKTGESLPEVDVSLFEEISPESIALAEKVVNTLPGLAYEEAYLLSVHFEVARSNS encoded by the coding sequence ATGAGTGAATCCTCAATTGTTTTTAATGTCGCAAAAGATAACCTGGATGTAGAGACTGTCACCAATAAATTAATTTCTATTATCGATGGCTGGCTAAAAGCGGAAGGGGCCCATACAACTGATGTTCAACAACAGATGCTACGTTCTCACGTTAAAGCAATGGTAGAGAGAGCAAAAACAGGTGAGTCTCTGCCTGAAGTGGATGTCTCACTGTTTGAAGAAATATCGCCTGAATCTATAGCCTTGGCCGAGAAAGTTGTTAATACCTTGCCTGGCCTGGCATACGAAGAGGCTTATCTGCTCTCAGTTCATTTTGAAGTAGCACGTTCTAACTCTTAA
- a CDS encoding SFCGS family glycine-rich protein — MKQIHVVIGDRLGKGQKVAAGVEAAGGKATVIPGVAADMKLGDVMKEHNADLGISFCGSGGAGAITAQTKYGYKARYGMRSIEEGETAIADGCNVLGFGFMDKEELGERLVKAFNKKHGNA, encoded by the coding sequence ATGAAACAGATCCATGTCGTTATTGGTGATCGTTTAGGCAAAGGACAAAAAGTGGCTGCCGGTGTTGAAGCTGCTGGTGGTAAAGCAACCGTCATTCCTGGCGTTGCTGCTGATATGAAGTTAGGCGACGTAATGAAAGAGCATAATGCAGACCTAGGGATCTCATTCTGTGGTAGTGGCGGTGCAGGTGCCATCACTGCACAGACTAAGTATGGTTATAAAGCACGTTATGGTATGCGTTCGATTGAAGAAGGCGAAACGGCGATTGCAGATGGCTGTAATGTCCTCGGGTTTGGTTTTATGGATAAAGAAGAGTTGGGCGAACGTTTAGTCAAAGCATTTAATAAGAAACATGGCAATGCATGA
- a CDS encoding DUF4312 family protein, which produces MKQKMETSVRVNGQGNSRQKALADALSSIQRTILKNTDNILLRIEPKDITVISAKVKTTTERFLFLFLPRKREYFSVVLDVSLDITLLNVKEITFTDE; this is translated from the coding sequence ATGAAACAGAAAATGGAAACATCTGTACGTGTTAATGGTCAAGGGAATTCCCGACAAAAAGCACTTGCTGATGCACTAAGTTCAATACAACGTACCATACTAAAAAACACTGATAACATTCTGCTACGTATCGAACCGAAAGACATCACTGTTATCAGTGCTAAAGTAAAAACGACAACAGAAAGGTTTCTTTTTTTATTCTTACCTCGCAAGCGTGAATATTTCTCTGTTGTTTTAGATGTTTCATTAGATATCACCTTGCTAAATGTTAAAGAAATCACATTTACCGATGAATAA
- a CDS encoding DUF4311 domain-containing protein produces the protein MGETTSFLEILGMSLIIGGLCGFGLGAGAARMFHAPTVQGMGAFRTLGELNSCEGDPASHFSFGLGFFFNAWASSVAAGAFTQDVDHRIIPNWGTAVLMIKNRNVAETMHNPKKMAIACAIIGAIVVAFLNTTASAVPAALQTTAINVLVPAANLLVEIVMPVIFWLAAMDAGRRSGFWATLFGGCAQLVMSNAIPGLVLGILIGKGVDDSGWTKITRTMMIAVILLFVLSAFFRGFDIKILESFHLGAPNWLQHIHQIMSGE, from the coding sequence ATGGGCGAGACAACGTCTTTTTTAGAAATACTCGGCATGTCCCTAATTATCGGTGGCTTATGTGGTTTTGGCCTCGGTGCAGGTGCTGCGCGTATGTTTCACGCACCCACCGTTCAAGGTATGGGAGCTTTCCGTACATTAGGTGAATTAAATTCCTGTGAAGGCGATCCTGCTTCTCACTTTTCATTCGGCTTAGGTTTTTTCTTCAATGCTTGGGCATCATCTGTTGCTGCTGGTGCTTTTACGCAAGACGTTGATCACCGAATTATACCCAACTGGGGTACCGCCGTTTTGATGATCAAAAACCGCAATGTCGCAGAAACAATGCATAATCCGAAGAAAATGGCTATTGCCTGTGCCATTATCGGTGCCATAGTGGTTGCTTTCTTAAATACAACGGCTTCTGCTGTGCCTGCTGCGCTACAAACAACGGCAATTAATGTCTTAGTCCCTGCGGCAAATTTATTAGTCGAAATCGTCATGCCGGTTATCTTCTGGTTAGCCGCCATGGATGCTGGTCGGCGTTCTGGCTTTTGGGCAACGCTGTTTGGCGGTTGTGCACAACTTGTTATGAGCAATGCCATTCCAGGTCTGGTACTTGGGATTTTAATTGGTAAAGGCGTCGACGATAGTGGCTGGACAAAAATTACCCGCACTATGATGATAGCAGTGATTTTATTGTTCGTACTCAGTGCCTTCTTCCGCGGATTTGATATCAAAATACTCGAATCTTTCCATCTTGGTGCACCAAACTGGCTGCAACATATCCACCAAATCATGAGTGGAGAATAA